The Gambusia affinis linkage group LG05, SWU_Gaff_1.0, whole genome shotgun sequence region AGTTTTACAAGTTGAATTAGTTTCGAAAtcaatattattttcaaatgcaaaccacaaaatggaaatcattgcaaacaaaacgaaaaatacagaaaaaagagCATAGAAACAGCTAAAACAAAGTCATTAGGAAATAAGTGACCTAATAAGAATAAATGACCCTAATTTCACCAGAAAACAGACattgtagttaaaaaaaatactttaatatttaatctgcAGATATATCAGACAGTAGATATCAATATGTTTTATAGATGACTATAACAGTGAAATGACAATTAATTTacttcattaaattattttacattttttgtagcATGACTatggttttgttaaaaatttattaatgcACAGTATAAGTACCTTTTCACCGTTTTCAGCTTTAGTAAGCATACAGTCTTTGTCGCCATCTGTTGGTCACTTAATGCAGATGTAAAGGGAGAAAAGCATCATAATAGAAATCTACCCCAGGAAGAGCATGAGATAGTTCTTGTTCATGAACCAACGCCTTTTGGGTGAAGTTTTGCGTAGGGAGATTGCTGGGCaagttgaattattattattattttatttgattttttgaaCCTTGAGGTAAACTTGAATTATTTCTTCAAAACGGCCCTTTCattgttcacattttacaaGTTATAATTCAAACCAGTCTGAACATGtgtaaattaaatcttttgCTTCTTTAGGTGAAGATTAGATCAGTGTAACTACGCAGCAATTTGTACTTTGTTAAAATTTGAGGAAAATctatgaaaatcaaaaaaaaaaaaaaaaaaaaaaaatttatgtgtGATTCTCACATTCCAAGAAGGCTTGGAATGTGAGAATcacacattatttatttatttttaattttttgcttgGTGACCGGCTCgttaatgaggcaatgaagcATTCAAACTGCTTTACCACTTGGAGACCAAGCACCCTGCGCATTAGGAACACTTCGGGTGTCATtgtctctcatcactcccagatgggaccgtctcgttgcagagaaacaagcccATTAGTCGTTATcgtgagttaaaattttcacgaaagtaaaatgttcgtttttgtggcgcatctgtgttttattttgaagggatatgtaaacgTCACCATAGCGacgctaatttttagcatcagaacgctgggttcCAACCGacaggcacactttggcaggccccgtttaaatttcttcagaaattatCTCGTTGATTTATGCTCTTGTACATTTACCTTTGTTTAGGAATAGGATAAAGCTTTTGAGCTTTGATGGAAGACACTTTTTGCTGCACGTTGCATTAAATGTCCCATAAACTAACTTTACATTACAAAACCTCTGGGTCCCTCAATTGGGTTAATTGGGTCCCTCAATTAATTCAACTCAAAAAGTAGACCTAATTATTCCAGTAAGTTGAGTAAAGATTTATTACCTTACTTACAAGAATataaagtacataaaaacaCTGCTTCCCAGATTTTAGGTTACAGGTAAAGTTGTGGCTGCATcctcattgtttttttcttttctttgttgtttgtttgtttttaacaaccATTACACACCCCAATCAGATTCATTCTCCATTGCAGCCATGTAGTTATGGGCATATTTAGGACATTTCTTTGAGAGAAACCCACTGTTGTGTTAAGTGTGGTAGTactatgtattttccaggcacatcaTGGGACTATCAAGTAACtttgttaacttcagttgttctaaaaatgtatgtataaaaCACAACTTCAATTATATATTGATGAcctaaaattgggcctctgtctcttttaaAAGCCCCTTCTCTTTCTAACACTGCCTTCAGTGCAACAGGGTTTCTCCATTAACAACTGTTCTTAGGTGTGTTAGACTGAGAAGCAGAGAAGAGTTTCTCTTACACTAGGTGGTGCGCACGGTTTCCATTAGGATCAAATTGAAATGCATGATAAAGATATAGACCAAGTTTTTACAAGTtgtagataaaagaaaacagcttttcaaCCAAAAAGACTCATGGACACATGGTTAAACACTATATTTTATTGAAGATGACAGACCAATGATGGACAggtaaatgtaaattattggCCATCTTCTGAGATGATGTGAGGATATACACCACTTCTACATTTGTATATCCTGTCAGCTTCAATGTCATTAACCAACTTTGCAGCTTAGTTTGAGCCCTTGCTCTCTTTAAGACAATCCACAAAGAACTCATTGCAAGCCACAGTCAGCGCAGCGACCAAAACCACAAACTCCTGGAAGTCCACTTCACCATCTTTGTTGTCATCTAGGCCAGCCATAATCTTCTCAACCACAGCAGGATCATTTGaacccttaaaataaataaaacaagtcatCAATCTTTACTCAATACAAGAGACAGGAAACCTTAAGAAAAATTAATTCCAAGATCATTTAGTTTGTAAGAAGTTACAACTCTGATAACTTTTGGAGTTTGAATTTCCTCTCTgaggaacaaaataaattttgtaaattatgcatttattaCCACATTAATTTAGCCCAACATGCATTTTAATGTACAGATACTGTATACTAATCTTATTCATATGAATGGTCTTCATCAAGTGTATTTCAATAATGACATGATGAATGcaatattgtaaataaaaaggtttttttaattatgtataTAATTCCTTAgattgtcttgtgttttattggggctataaaaataaaatttgcctCACTTTCAGCACAGCATAATCAAGAATATTACCATAATTTCCTGAGAATTTAACACCTAATTACCAAGCTGCTTGTTCtgattccattttgttttaggaCTGTAGCAACCAAGTTAAAATAGAAGACAAAAGACTATGTCAAAGTTAAGTTTTGGCACTTTGAAAAAAGATtggtagttttatttttttttttgtcaaacccACATTCAGGAATTCTGAGAGTTCTTCCTGAAGCATCTTCTTCAGCTCCTTCTTGTTCAACTTGTACTTGTCACCTTCGTTTCCTGAGTAGCGGTAAAAAACCTTGATAAGGTCTTCCATGGCTCCTTGCaaagtggaagacatttttgCAGTCCTGTGATTAAGGAGTAGAAGAAACATTAAGAATACTTTTTCAGTTAGTTGTTAACATTAATTTGAGATCTACAGTATCCATGCACTCCAGTCTGTAACTGAACAACTTAACCGTTCAAATATAGACAATTGTGTGTCAACCCTTGTCGAAAAGAACAAAATCTCCATATAAtcttaatttttccaaaatttcagtttttaaacacTGAAGTTACTCGTACATGTATCTATATAGTAGTACCTTAAAAGCCTTTTCACTTCAAGTTACCTTGACAAGCAGCTTTAGCCAATTTTGACAAGATACCAATTATCACACAGTAGGTAAGTAGCTTTCTACAAACATTACAGCTTCCTACAAATGCTATGTAAAAAGGAGGGGAATGATTTTGAGCAAATATTAGATTTGATTAATCAGGTGAAGAAATTAGCCTTCACATGCAGTTAATTGCAGCTTTTTTATCATTACAGTTTCCAGTAGATAGTATTAATTATACATTCAGCCTGTAAATATCACAGAAATGAAAACCCCATAAGCGAGCTTCCATCTGTATATTTAAGGCATATGAATAAGGGTCACTGATGtcaagtaaagtcagaacaggTTAACTGTCTAACCTTACATCAGCCCTTCAGTCTGACACTCGAGAAGTGGACACTGGGGTCATCTCACCTCCCATCAGCAAGAAAGACAAAGCCCAGACCCCCTGCAGGGCAACTTGCAAAGTAAAgttgattataaataaataaataaataaataaataaataaataaataaataaataaataaataaataaataaataaataaataaataaataaataaataaataaataaaatcaagtacATATTTTAGAATATATGATTATTTCAGCCTGTACCACAATGGACAACTGCTACTGCCAACGTGTGTACAAACTTGGGAAACAGAGTTGAAAGTTGCTAcaatgctgcttctctgaatTATGCAATATGCCTGCTAGTAATTTGcaataattgttattatttattcctGACTGATTCCAAGAACACATTAGAGTTTCTAACTGTGAAGCGCAGCGTTGGTGATAATATAGTTCCTGAATATGAACTGACGCAGTCTCCAGTTGCAGTGGCACATAAGAAGAAAGAATTGAAAGCAGAGGAGGCAATTTACTTACTTGAATAGTGGTGCAAATAGTTCCTGACCAAAGAGTCTTCTGCTGCTGAGTTTTCCTCTCATCAGTTTATATGGGGTGCTGCCTGTCCAAGCCACAATCAGATAAGCACCTCCCTCTGCAGAGAAGCACCGCTCCCTGCTGCACAGGTGAATTGCAAGGCCATTTAAGGTAGTTTCTAACCAACAAactagttttactttttatcagCCAATGAtacaaagttttactttttatcattGGCTGATAAGTGAGGAGGCACAGAGCTGCaatgaagaggaagaaatagAACTACATCATCTTATAATTTGAAagctttattattataaaaatatacatttgtgcAATGTACTATTAtgttattggggcctgcccatagcaatgcataaggagagcagtgactgacttgcaaagcaagtcagtcactgcctccatgcattgcatggcaggcacctattgttctacacccaatagaatgtctctttattggggcctgcccatagcaatgcataaggagagcagtgactgacttgcttcgcaagtcagtcactgcctccatgcattgcatggcaggcacct contains the following coding sequences:
- the s100a1 gene encoding protein S100-A1, producing MRGKLSSRRLFGQELFAPLFKTAKMSSTLQGAMEDLIKVFYRYSGNEGDKYKLNKKELKKMLQEELSEFLNGSNDPAVVEKIMAGLDDNKDGEVDFQEFVVLVAALTVACNEFFVDCLKESKGSN